Within Leguminivora glycinivorella isolate SPB_JAAS2020 chromosome 26, LegGlyc_1.1, whole genome shotgun sequence, the genomic segment tactggttcaaagtgaaaagtttattaagtacatgtaataaaactcaaatCATTCTCTTTCGGAAAAATGCAAATATACTTCAAATTAATTGTGTGATCAAGGTTTGCAAATCATACTTTTTTATCGATATTTGGTATTTTATCGACCATGCCCACATCTTTAAGACAAGTCTCGGTCAAAtgatttttctaattttcaattatccttgtcaatattattatatgctcTATTCTAATTGCAATGaggttaattcttacaaaatatataaatgaagtctccgtctttttatgaataaattgatatataaatatcgaccctattttaaaccacattaggtaacttcttaaacagcaaaaaatcgaagtctcgtggggagtgttcgtgacgtaatttctacccaccaaaaaatttcaaatcgattgcattcgatcacataaatcgatattcgatgacgtatgacaaaaatattatcatttagataataaaaacagtaatacaacaatattaaaattacttacaaatggaatattatgccatctttttgcaaacttgaggtatttgagcgcttattacaagtgttcacagcacacgcgggcatttttaattaccagtgatatgtgtcgtggcgattctgtgaatgagcatgaatcgattgtgaaattgtatttacgtgactttatgaacatttgttcaagtttcttggcagaggggtaagtaactgaaaggctactccagtctatatttcctccgagaTTAACTTGAGTACAACCCTTTATtgattatcttatacttttaaacgagcaattcttgtatatttatttatttatttttttatatatatatttttcttatacttttaaacgagcaattcttgtatatttatttatttattttttttttttttttttatatatatatttatttacactgacgatctcggaaaccgctctaacaatttcgcagaaatttgttatgtgggggttttgggggtgaaaaatcggtctaacttatccttaggtctcggaaaacgcgaattttcgagttttcatgcgtttttcttcgcgcgccatctcgtgtgcagtagttgtactgttaagacagaattctttcggtcgatgtaagtactatttattgcaaacactagatggcgacacaggtcaaggctaaaacgaatagaaaaatacagtatttgagtttttgtggcgaaatgcgcgccatctcgtgtggagtagttgtgttgttaaggctgagaattctttcgctcgatgtaggtactattcatttttgaactagatggcgacacatgtcaaggatacgaaacagaaccgagcgaagctcggttgcccagatattttaaCTAATACCTATATTTGTTGCAGGTTAAAATAGCGCTGTACTACGAGAGCTTATGCCCCGACAGCAAGCGCTTCATCACGGACCAGCTCGCGCCCGTATGGCGGGACTTCAAGGGCGCCGTCAAGGTTAAACTGGTGCCCTATGGCAAGAGCACTGTAAGTATAAAcgcgtagcgacatctaccgtaagaggcACAACAGGTAGTGCAGGGTCGTAGCGACGGAAGAACATGGCAGGCATACGTCGATCCCAAcgcgccctcacgaacggcaaagaggatgaaacgccggattgggtttagtgggtagggctaGTCCCACATATCGTGTGTAAGTAACTGCATTCCCAATCTGTCAAAAAAAGgtcgtagcgacatctaccgtaagataTACTACCTACCTATAGTGAACGCATGTAACGACATCTACCTCTTCTTGAATTCCGTGAAATAATCGGTAGATGTCACTAGACGTTTCCGAAAGGCTCAATTGAAGATGTGCTGGAAATACTGTAAAAGAAGTCGTAATTTCTTAATTCCTTCTTATAATAGACCGGTTCTAAAAATGCACTGATACGTGTAAGTTGCGGCGTAGTCCAAGAGATAGGGAGGACACTCTGTTTAAATATTGTATCCCcgtaaaatatctttaaaaaacCGTGCTTAAAATTAGGTATGGAATGGAGTTATTTTCTTAAGTGCCCTTATTCCTTTGAGCActcatcaatttcgtgaaatggccatcgatagatggcgttggcagttaacagcacaatcacgattagCAACGAGatatcccactacgaaatttgaaaacatcttccgaaaaaactgatttttttggAGTATAAAATGACATATTTTAGAATATTATCCCATGATTATATAGCTTAAGATATCtatgttcttttaggaacattatcagttttttaataatcatttatagtttctttataattttgaatgaaaaaggttacattttgcaaaaaaacgctcgtctttaggaataagacCTCTTAAGTAAATCATGTTTTTGTTTCAGCACGACAAGGTGAACGGCAAATGGCAATTCAATTGCCACCACGGCCCTGATGAGTGCTACGGCAACAAGGTAAGATTTATAGTTAATTGGTCTATCATCAAAACATCTATCAACCTAACTATACTATTCGATGAAATGAAGGGGCGCACTGTAAAAGGACAGATGTTGCCACTGCACCACGGCGCCACCTGGCGTAATAAAAGATGCGTTTTGCTCCTCCTGAGCCTAGAGCCTGAAGGGACGTTTccgtatatgtattttatttcaaagGACATAGGTAAATTTCGTAGTTCCGtgcattttcaatattttcatcCATCATTAAATGAGcatcccgttaagtttgtacatttggatcacgtctccgactttgataaaaattggtaggctgatagagtccatgatgctgagcaagatccactaggtttcccaaaatgtcctatgtagtttgtatgaaaccttccttttttgttaccagatttctatacattttcggttacaaaaaagaaaagtttcatacaatcaacctaagacattttgggaaacctagtggatcttgctcagcatcatggactatcagcctaccaatttttatccaaatcggagacgtgatccaaatgtacaaacttaacgggaattgctcaaatatttaatttgcctatccatcattaatataaaataaataaaaaataaaaaagccctTTATTCATTTGTTTTATTACACGTGTTTCTATTTACAGTTTCTTTTATTATGAATCCCTATGGTGGGTAAAGGCctccattaatatttaatatttaataacagaACACCACGTTTGCAGTGATGAAAAACTAGTAACaagtttttctttattttttttccaGGTCCAAGCTTGCATCCTGAAGGACAATCGCCTGGCCGACACGGATAAGATGGACCTGGTCATCTGCCTCATGGGACAGGCCAGCCCTGACAAGTCGCTAGACACGGTaagattgaattaaaatttaatggttatttgttatacaagggggcaaagttgtattttaacgccgagtgtggaattgaaaaacgagcaagtgaaaggattctacagttgaaccacgagcgaagcgagtggttcgagaatagaatcctgaacttagcgtgtttttcaatacacgagaagtaaaatacatttgcacccgtgtgtaacacaaaacttttccccccaCTATAGCGAGgcaaactacaacgcaaaaaatgcgtttatcactgcttccagatttacctacttttataaattttaaagcagttaatttgactatattcaaggtcaaattactttacccactagtggataaaatgcggttTTACCCGCTgacattaaaggataaaacacgtgtttccgaggtagtgaggggaaaaataattgcATACTTATTTGATGTAATAAAGTGACGAAGGCCTCCAGTGACCGAGGCTATAATCGAACGAGCATACTCTGCAATCGCTGCAGATGCTTGTAAACCGATCCACCCAGGCTACAGCGGCATAGATCGAAGGACTGGTGGCGCCCtctagttatttgttttacaaggaggaggaggaggaggttTAATGTTTGTTTATATAGACTCTTGTTCTGCGTCTAGTACTTGTATTTGCAAGGTGCGAAGTCAGTTCAACTGGCTTGGTTTATACACTTTATACCCAATTGAGAACTATCCTAGACAAAAAGTAAAACTAAAGCAGCCCTCTTACGAGTTAAAGAGCACCAATAACATGTTCTAATTAACATACAAATTGTTACAGTGCCTAGAAAAAGTCAACAAGCTATCAGAATCGAACAAGCTAAAACAGTGCGCCAGCGGCACGCAGGGAGACAACCTACTGGCCAGTTATGGAGACAAGACTGACGCCGTACAGCGCCCTCTGGCGTTTGTGCCCACCATCGTTGTTAACGAGGTAAGATCTATCAACTAAAGAATTATCCTTATAGGTTATCTCTTTCAATAAAGGAGATAGGAGGATAGTTAGGAAGACAAGGAGACAACCTACTGGCCGGTTATGGAGACAAGACTGACACCGTACAGCGCCCTCTGGCGTTTGTGCCGACCATTGTTGTAAACGAGGTAAGATCTATCAGCTAAAGAATTATCCTTATAGGTTATCTCTTTCAAGGATAGTTAGGAAGACAAGGAGACAACCTACTGGCAGTTATAGAGACAAAACTGACGGCGTGCAGCGCCCTCTGGCATTTGTACCCACCATCATTGTTATGTTAATGAGGAAGATACTTTATGGATACAGAAAGAAAAGGCTATTAAATCAATGAGAAAATCAACAAGCTATCAGAGTCAAACAGGCTAAAACAGTGCGCCAGCGCGGCACACAGGGAGACAACCTTAGTAGGCTGGTTATGGAGACAAGACTGACGGCGTCCAGCGCCCTCTGGCATTTGACCCAGTGTACCCACCATTGTAAACGAGGTAAGATCTATCAACTAAAGAATTATCCTTATAGATTATCTTTGTCTTTCAATAAAGAAGATAGGAGGATAGGAAGACAAGGAGACAACCTACTGGCAGGTTATGGAGACAATCTTGTTAGTCTTAAGGGCGTGCAGCCCTCTGGCGTTTGTGCCCACCATCGTTGTTAACGAGGTAAGATACAACCAACTAGAGACAGATAAGGATTAAGGAGAGAAAATCAACACTAGGAACAGTTTAGGAGAAAATGGATAGTTAGACACACAGATAGCTTACTCGGCGGTTACCAACCATCGTTGTTAAAGAGGTAAGATACAACCATCTAGAGACAGTTCAGGAGAGAAATATACACTAGGAAACTACCTACCTAGGTAACTATATACCTAAGCAGACAAGGGCCGGATAGTTAGAAACAAGGAGACAACCTTTTGGTAGGTTATGCACACTAATGTTAACCAGGTtatctgcgggccgatttttgagtctcacgcgttcgaattcagaaaatcgtcactgaaaataataaacaagtcaccgttttcaaccggtattttagtgacaaaatcccgtatgcgtgattcaaaaatcgccctcctgctAAGAGAAGACTAGTTAAGGGATCAAAACTAATGGCTCTTAGGTATAAAATGGTGGAAAAAAtgcttttcaccacaccaactgataaaggctttctttgctattcgaaaacagatagcaaaattgcattttatccacaagagtgcaaagtaatttcatacaaattttaacttgatgtctaaagctgggtgtGGGAATTCACGTGGGATTTTGAATCATAcacgttaaataaattgaagttttttatttattttgatgttttacagttcatattttcatagtgttggtgtggtgaaaaattttgtgtttcactcagtggcaaagtttgtttaaccttcgtgccttgataccctcgcaacgctcaagattccacattctgaatattggaatctttcgcttgctcgggtatcaatattggcacgtgcggttaaacaacaactttgcccccttgtaaaacaaataactatttaaatgTCGTTGAGTTTCATTGCACAAAATGAAAATACCACCTTTTGTTTACAGAAATTCAGCCAGGAGAACCAAGATGCGGCCTTCACAAACCTGAAGTCTGTGATCTGCCGCGTGGCGACCGGCACTAAACCTTCCGCCTGCTAacgtttcatacaaacttcatACATACAAATGTCATACATATATAGAGAATTTCTATAAAATACCTACTATATAATTCATCTCTCATCAATGCAGGTGaaacacggtgaaataaaaaggaccgtatCTACAACTTTGTATAGTGACTTTTCAGGTCATaatgaaatcgcaaaaaaaaaattcggctGTTTCATACAATAgcctagtttcctatacttaaaataatagttatttgttatacaaggggacaaaattgtattttaacgccgagtgtggtattgaaaaacgagcaagtgaaaggatactatagttgaaccacgagcgaagcgagtggttcgagaatagaatcctgaacttgcgagttttttaacacacaagaagtaaaatacatttgcacccgagtgtaacacaaagcttttcccctcactatagcgaggaaactacaacgcaaaaaatgcgtttatcactgcttccagtagttccacaggtggtaaatcatctttattactagattcacctatttttatcaatattaaagcagttaatttgactttattcaaggtcaaattactttacccactagtggataacatgcgtttttacccgctggtattaaaggacaaaacacgtgtttccgagctagtgaggggaaaaatattttatgcagtgcacgaaataaagcaccacgtaattagaagaaaaatatggacagtagttatttttaaacacaatttatatttaataagtcaaaaagaaagaaaaagtaaataaattgaccgcccatacaaccatttcagtcgcaaaatcttcaaatcagtaactaactgtcaaatgtgacataacgcgtggtaacgtcgtgcaaacaatgcgaccgtattgatacaataacaaaatgtagtcgtcgtgtgcactcgttacggtaacaaaatgtgtacgaatttgtggctgtcaatgtcactgtcagaatgacttttaacgacactttattagtcgacgtttgcacacataacggtaacaacatgtggacgaatttgtggctgtcattgtcactgtcagaacggtttctgacagtgacattgacagaatttgtacacacatgtgtaggtctgattaccgaactgctcctaaaccactgtatccgcaaatgacaatctgaaatacgaaggtttctcaaactgtcttgtgaagttgtggactggttgctttgaatcatttaaatatgagcgaattaaataataataaacgacgacgaccatttaagcactcttcgacattttatagaaatgtgggaaagttaagaaaagtgcagaatgataatacaaatagataagcactttatagttacttaatgtattaaatatataatttttaattcttattgataaaaatgaagtgtagtgttgctttacacaataaaaagtaggaatcaaatgaaatagagtatttactgtgatattaatagaatttctgttgcgcaatgatagtttttttcagtacagatgctgctttttttaacgcagtagtgcgagcaaatcaagcaatgattcttttcttgtctggtcgaaactcttagcttagatttaggtactgaaaatcgtcgtacgatacacgtgcgaaaaggacattcacaactcgtgtcgatttaaaacactcccttcgttcgtgtattaatttatcgctactcgtatcgattttcctcttttccgcactcgtatctacaagtattttgtttgggttacaaaaaaaacacattatttactctactacgttttatttatgtctctttaacattacaaatttgtagacacttatctatacaaaaatcttgacaaaagaagtacagatcgctgaaattaatgttgatagtaatattaatgacgactacttcaacaagtgtcaattgtgaaatgccgcaaaatactagttgctctatagaagaccataataatatgatccccgatcctttacaacccagcagctcggtacgcacgttacaattttttttaatcttctttagtgagggcaactgagtacgtcggcatatttaattgtttataaagtttgaggatacctggaaaaaattaatacaagaagccattttgctttcggtcacgcgtgtacgctgcgaccattttgcgaccgtttgtcgaccgtttggtgaccgtttggcgactgttttttacatggaatattaccgtcttaatccatattttaacaactttattggttttctaggcattatttttattatttcagtatagtatatgcaccggagcactaaaacttcaccaatcaatatacataacacgcaaacaccgagtagtcaataatattattactggttaaactgaggtaaattgatggcgcgttgataaatttagacttattttatgaaatcactcgagcaatttaattggccatggtaattagcccacattatattacaaatgcaaacaatattttatctttaacaaattcttacgccattacattttaatgacaaatgattttatttcttttttactttgacgtctctgacagtcgccatttgaaaagaatgaaatgaacgaatgattttgggaaagtagtcgccaaacggtaacaatgtgtgcacgcgtagtgcacacttctgtcacttttgtgaccatttgtgcctgttaccaatcgtccccatttgggtcgccgcgactaaacgtcgaccgtactgcgactaagcattgagacccgaagacctgtgtgtacacaaaataggaggatttgcgtaggaacggcgaccgattttGGTTATATgggcgtgacgtcactcctcagtatttcatagtaattccatattagcaaatcgttttgacagttcataaaaagaagctgatttgactagtaggaaactagcctattcgactgtcatgatgccgctgaTTTCTATGGAAcggccaattttttttcgcgatttcagcattggttccATAATAAAAGTTCTTCATCATGACCTCAAaaatcactatgcaaagttaaaacggtcctttttatttcacctgtAGTTCATTCTTTCTTCAATCAATACAAGCATAAAAAATTCTAAAGAAAACTATAAGGATTCATAAAATGCCGTTCACTGTATTTAAACTTTCTCACATTCATACATTCCTACATACATGaataatatcaaagaggatcgagtattattgtcaaagtaaaatgtgtaatcacagtgcttagactgccatctctcgacacaggcttaaaacttttgaacaacgtttcacaatttggcccatatttctTAGCTTGACCATTAGATTAAGTTACCATCAATGTTACACGcagaaaaaaatctaaatattttaacTACATATAAAATGACATAATGACAggatcgtcatcatcatcattcccttgcccttttcccattatttggggtcggcgcagcagatcatcttcctccatttctctctatcagccgtcatttccatactaatacctttcactctcatatcgttgttcacacattccatccatcttttcttaggccttccactaccattgtatccatccactttcatatttaccactcgttttataacattgctttcgtccctccgcattacatgcccataccatgctaatcacAGGATCGTATCGTAACAATATGAAGAATTAAACAAAATCTAAAGATTTCTATTCTTAGCtttatatgttttaaaatgtcaaatattaatattagcgccatctagctgagcgttccccaaaggtgtaatgccatctaggccaccgtacctttttctgtatggtactgaggtacgttttttcttagactttatctgtctatacggagttatatatgtctttgataatatTAAGAAAATTTACTCAATAtttgtactaaaattttcattgCTACTATATGTATGTTACATAAGCTTCATCTACATTATATACGGATTGAAAAataccgttcaaactttgcatagtgacttttgaggttataatgaacaactgttattatgggaccaatgctgaaatcacaaaatagtattttatacaatcgcgatataatacaaagcttttcagtcgagtaccatgtttaggccacgaagctttgctgagtggcctaatagtacggtacgagagtgaaaagcttaattatatcactattgtatacaatactttttctacgagtcatcatcttcatcatcaatggacggaaatatcatcattcatgcaagttaaaattaatgttaatagcgtcgttcaccgttgtattaacatcgaattacctagcaaccaattgtttgtcataaccgtctctgattggccgataacgcgacagataaaaaaaaatgtgtttcagatgccgacaaatttgccaggtatcgcaaattagtatagaaattgtatgaagttctatttttgaaattattacagttaactaaagtaaactataatgagattattatagttgagtcggaactgccatagagtatccaacactgaaaagttatcacttatagtttagtctgtggtgtcctaattgacagattacagtcgacgagtagaaaaaaaaattgggctgttccatagaaatgagcggtatCATGatagtcgaaatgtatgaaacagttcAGTAaaagttcagttcagttcagtaaAATTTGTTCATTATAACCCCAAAAGTCACTACCTATGCTAAGATTGCTAAGTCTGATGAACGGCCCTTTTTTTCACCGTGTATTGTTATTTCCAAATGAATATACCTAAActattataaatactttctgtAATATCTAAAAGCATTACTTTCTATGTAAAAACTACGAACATATTTTCGTTATGTATTTTTGATGACTGAAGTAcagtgtattaatttataaaattataaaagacAAACTTCCAGTTGTTTTAATATAAGTTTAGATTGTAAGAATacttttgtaaaattttatgtgtaaaaataaaaatatgaataagactaataattaaatgtgttatttatttatgcctTGTCACCCTAATCCTCGAAAACTCAAAGTGTACCCCGaccggtgagtaaggttgccagagctcatcAAGGGTGCAGCttttgtacagtatggccactcccgctccccgctgaaagtgccgcccaccccctctcggttacctcacagttaccggcTGTAacaaacgcgaacagtcgacctgtcatatctcactcatacaagcatggtacgcgttcacctacacgagcttagactgtgtgctaggaacgcgcctcttcatcatatatttgatcgccagtgtccgagatgtggtactGGGGTCTGCTCTGGAGTTACAGGCGCATCCATATGCAACGGTGGCTGCTTAGCATCCACTCTTCAATAAAACAACACT encodes:
- the LOC125239867 gene encoding GILT-like protein 1 isoform X1; this encodes MIDRVLLRIVGAVRTNKMKVLLCLTVAVLVCGAFAKNKKSEDNKVKIALYYESLCPDSKRFITDQLAPVWRDFKGAVKVKLVPYGKSTHDKVNGKWQFNCHHGPDECYGNKVQACILKDNRLADTDKMDLVICLMGQASPDKSLDTCLEKVNKLSESNKLKQCASGTQGDNLLASYGDKTDAVQRPLAFVPTIVVNEKFSQENQDAAFTNLKSVICRVATGTKPSAC
- the LOC125239867 gene encoding GILT-like protein 1 isoform X2 → MKVLLCLTVAVLVCGAFAKNKKSEDNKVKIALYYESLCPDSKRFITDQLAPVWRDFKGAVKVKLVPYGKSTHDKVNGKWQFNCHHGPDECYGNKVQACILKDNRLADTDKMDLVICLMGQASPDKSLDTCLEKVNKLSESNKLKQCASGTQGDNLLASYGDKTDAVQRPLAFVPTIVVNEKFSQENQDAAFTNLKSVICRVATGTKPSAC